A region from the Acyrthosiphon pisum isolate AL4f chromosome A1, pea_aphid_22Mar2018_4r6ur, whole genome shotgun sequence genome encodes:
- the LOC100168146 gene encoding vacuolar protein sorting-associated protein 13 isoform X1 yields MVFESLVADVLNRFIGEYVENLDSSQLNIGIWGGDVVLRDLKLKETCLDSLDLPVRTIYGHLGKLVLKIPWKNLYSGSVEASIDSLFLLVVPTQDVTYDAEKEEKNKQTAKQNEILRIENIKLLDQQKNKLDQDNVKDSFVEKLATQIIRNVQVNIKTIHIRYEDRVTFPNNPFSFGCTLYDITSHSTDSNWNRFIDKGQDPLAMIFKIISMEGYAVYWNSKGNLFTEQPRETYNESFINGIPKKDVLPDGYEYLLGPINAKAKMKMNPKPELDGSDYTIPKYSIYIDMESLNIRISKTQYQHLIMAAESLDRLTKAMPYRKYRPLIKEYKGNYKEWWKFAYKCVLEEDVRRIHRNWDWVHMSSHRKLIKEYSILYRQKLESKKPSTITLNRISELENNLDVMNIILTRQRVENIVEREGKIQEEIKKVEAERGWFSFWRSKNDNDKEKEKDIIKQFEEVMNVSEKEKLYKAIGYQESSATTIYPETFIDTIFKFCLHTLEISVFDEEFTSTQKVLTVCFKEFSLELQRRLTANAIKVEASGETLSVLGLQQLNTIPKLIISKSFDQYKSAQDLACSQSVDQDSIDRQKYLFSLLFETNPLDQICDSRVILSFRPLKMVYDAQTIIKIMNIFTIQQSNVTTQLQAAAGTKLAEIKEKSALGMQHIIEEHKRLELKIDMMPSYIVIPHGGFYRKNQSLLVFNLGCLKIKSKPQTTDNLVSIHSMHKKGASQSEVLQEIVSRSYDRYYIELENAQILIANKGDKWKNKFNESFQNELYILKPTTVSIQVEKCLITDDPRLPLLKVTGELPAIDIKIAENRILDALSVFLSVPLPKKAQESDNDPHDFDILGSAMSLRQKIDSFNMTRNLTSQRKEAEKSSDVNVQFTSLDVKLVLKRLSIKVLSYDDKGSWLSPLLDFNLLTLELSLTQQSFNTSIALKLGRLFLAQYYKDTIIPLVDTPNEDENQYLLLMKYTLVDKNSPEFNTNDNVLQLLELNFTKLLATANRDALLYFFDWMNNVSSNITNMQKQYNYISESPPQVQKPIKLKRMHLVSNALSTILEESAASKVLQLNKKISEDKDIKDFKLVAKIGEIQLIIVSEAEDLAHMLITKLESCVEIKKSDIKIDAKLRNISVFDPSSDTIYKHIIHVAENDEALKFQMIMYNEQYLIDYDSPEIFMLISSGCIKCVFLNRFMTKLLSFINHFQAGKAAVYEAGAAAVATAKMNVKSATRVALKINLKAPVIVVPQNSFSLEALCFDFGYLSITNSFLVISKGTDHIPAVIDQLSLNLQNLKISRVKLNDCIKSFVFDCLLLQPITFSLIVKRNLSSAWYTDHPDFDIVAKFDSIKVTVSHIDYILVMKVLNENLSEGKDDLTPTNNQPYLSTSQNDSNEIKVIVDVEKNKSLSQDIRTLAKFEFSVKNIILELFKGGPDENGLQIKNNSMGQFMFSSLTVDGSMQTDLSLALSLYLLDVTLDDTRVNKSPGNKVVRYMERKKSDLENESLKNTIDMKYKQTLAGSDVQLKIFSFNLIFNVEYIQYLLNFFILPSQNQDLAINDVTKNAKQNITKEKPNVIEQKENNKTLMLKVQLEKPDIILVESLDDINTNAIIMNTEATLKLRMSTPTRQTINGEIKDLQLYSCCYNPIRRKDTLNQILRPVTINVIGSTPDDTCLNIDVTMTPLIISVTPANIEMLNRINQSLTEKKENLSEEPKYDEQKYEDLWNKTTFNDSEFWFLKTELGVEASNFGKDDILPILKKSEVCIISIPSIVFTIEAGIGTKTMPMLLTECTFNGSVNNWSSKLSVAGELTMQMNYYNSRLALWEPFIEPVEVESTIGTKYKPWLLELKLETFDQNLSPQEEVFQRKPTMKISLISYETIEITMTKTALEVLTSLGKAFNEAITAEIPLSKRIEAAPYVVQNNLGFDITIMISNTPFKLYNVSNSDDVGDNIILKDREQISLCLKNDDSVSDHLRQSKITERSLKIKIQENNNVTEFSLPLIKADKRYFNIKHKLSSVNEPWGLVTDTQVINGSMVVTLRSVVQIHNHFNESIFLYYKKQGKLKMIGKAKPNKPFNLPVHSIYSQTKEILFCPEKYQICVKSFIWKDIQPVMKLRAMLQCPPNQVEDRDPFFIQLLGNMEHIYFEHTDRYLMSSNCYNIHLYPTVILVNALPVNLDCLMQGDSELKTLAPGEKINLPIVEIGYSCLTLQIKYLDKYWDCKCTVEEHPDEFSIWSFTNNEDKPDTNANVINFGIRTEFHEGGTHVKTLYCPFWMINKTGKILTYKAVDDEANMLQHSSNPTEPLMWSFKKKIFFANKKAYVKVDSGQWSDKFSLDVAGNSGSIMCKTNNILYQMGVHIQLTNNSLTKQVTFTPFYITSNQCPFAIDVQEMYKLQQTWTKVDPNSCMPFWPQNITDKLNLDKIFIFRITGTLDASTPLPYYKSRSDLIRLRNKYSAVQVDIQMTEGGTYITFSPYMEGMAPALIINHTESYLKFIEHDLSEYLDEIKILPPRHKMFFAWTTPTDNPIIYWNMMQNQADLRKDGVGTFNHDDGIKVYWISFLDGIQRILMFTTDASIAEECQASSKLEIINREILVSIHSLGLSLVNNDICMELMYLRIGSSGVIWETKKLSGSRYIPMTQKECELIETSYIRYTRMLAIGENEPIVFIKELNIEVNFAENVVTKPSKKNIRRIYNTGFWLNLQSSDYTSQIHAKINNLQIDSQIDNCIFPVVFAPVPPPKTIARTERKPFVELSIVERLNKYSSVKQYKYYKMLIQEFHIKLDIGFINAIIKMTEKYELSEEERLTMFNEDLTYASKPLQSQMMTFSLQEQKNYYDMLHFSPLKIHVTFSLSGDELENIPPIINIILQSIGVTITSVQDVVLKLAFFERQYVLLNQRQLMMEAQHHYVSQLIKQLYVLVLGLDVLGNPFGLVSGFKQGVEDLFYEPFQGAIQGPEEFAEGLVLGVKSLFGHTVGGAAGAVGRITGAMGKGIAALTFDKDYQKKRQEIMNQQPSNIPAGLAQGGRGFVLGVVEGVEGVFEKPISGARSDGIKGFFKGGCKGMVGLVARPLSGALDFTSGTLNTIKRVTDTTSEVQRVRLPRFFREDKQVRPYNKREAEGYKLLKIAGKGVYKLSDNYIYHIQTMPTDKEIFIVTSQRVMYITRSYWTDSYKIQWEYVWSAMTRHPKIKQNGISLYGKHNNNLRRWWCFKVKQSNVRLILISDPELCSWIVDKISELMESDDPDMKSTQSSNVSLINSLDN; encoded by the exons ATGGTGTTTGAATCTTTGGTGGCTGATGTGCTCAACAGGTTTATTGGTGAATATGTTGAGAATTTAGATAGTTCTCAGCTGAATATTGGAATATGGGGTG GAGATGTTGTTTTAAGAGATCTTAAACTAAAAGAAACATGTTTAGATAGTTTAGACCTACCTGTCAGAACTATTTATGGACATCTTG GCAAGTTGGTGTTAAAAATACCATGGAAAAATCTTTATAGCGGTTCAGTAGAAGCATCCATTGATAGTCTTTTCTTACTTGTTGTTCCAACACAAGATGTTACATATGATGCGGAAAAAGAagagaaaaacaaacaaacagcaaaacaaaatgaaattttaagaATAGAGAATATTAAGTTGTTggatcaacaaaaaaata aactgGATCAAGATAATGTAAAAGATTCTTTTGTTGAAAAGTTGGCTACTCAGATTATCAGAAATGTGCAagtcaatattaaaacaatcCATATTAGATATGAAGACCGAGTAACATTTCCGAATAATCCATTTTCTTTTGGTTGTACACTTTATGATATAACTTCTCATTCGACTGATTCAAATTGGAATAGATTTATTGATAAAGGCCAAGATCCACTAGCAATGATCTttaag ATTATCTCTATGGAAGGATATGCTGTTTATTGGAATTCTAAAGGTAATTTATTCACCGAACAACCAAGAGAAACATACAATGAGTCTTTCATAAATGGAATACCAAAGAAAGATGTTCTACCTGATGGTTATGAATATt tgttggGTCCAATTAACGCTAAAgctaaaatgaaaatgaatccAAAACCAGAATTAGATGGTAGTGATTATACAATaccaaaatattctatttatattgaCATGGAAAGCTTAAACataa GAATTAGTAAAACTCAATATCAACATTTGATTATGGCTGCAGAATCTTTAGATCGTTTAACTAAAGCAATGCCTTATAGAAAATACCGACCAttaattaaagaatataaaGGAAACTATAAAGaatg gtGGAAGTTTGCATATAAGTGTGTATTGGAAGAAGATGTAAGAAGGATACATAGAAATTGGGACTGGGTTCACATGAGTTCACATAGGAAATTAATTAAAGAGTATAGTATTCTTTACAGACAAAAACTAGAATCAAAAAAACCATCAACTATAACATTGAATAGAATATCtgaattggaaaataatttagatgtgatgaatattattttgaccaGACAAAGAGTAGAAAATATA gTGGAAAGAGAAGGAAAAATTcaagaagaaataaaaaaagtagaaGCAGAACGAGGATGGTTCAGTTTTTGGCGTTCcaaaaatgataatgataaagaaaaagaaaaagatatta ttaaACAATTTGAAGAAGTTATGAATGTTAGTGAAAAAGAAAAGTTGTATAAAGCAATAGGTTATCAAGAAAGTTCAGCTACAACAATATATCCCGAAACATTTATAgacacaatatttaaattttgtttacatacATTAGAAATATCTGTTTTCGACGAAGAATTTACATCTACACAAAAAGTTTTGACTGTCTGTTTTAAAGAATTTTCATTGGAACTTCAAAGAAGATTAACAGCTAATGCTATTAA AGTGGAAGCTTCTGGTGAAACATTATCAGTATTAGGTTtacaacaattaaatacaataccAAAACTTATTATCTCTAAATCATTTGATCAATACAAAAGCGCTCAAGATTTAGCATGTAGCCAAAGCGTTGATCAAGATAGTATTGATAGACAAAAGTATTTATTCAGTTTGTTGTTTGAAACAAATCCTCTTGATCAAATTTGTGATAGTAGAGTAATATTGTCATTTAGACCTTTAAAAATGGTCTATGATGCccaaactataattaaaattatgaatatatttacaatacaacAATCAAATGTTACAACACA atTACAAGCTGCAGCTGGTACAAAACTAGCTGAAATCAAAGAAAAATCTGCTCTAGGTATGCAACATATCATAGAAGAACATAAAAGGCTTGAATTAAAGATTGATATGATGCCATCTTACATTGTTATACCACATGGTGGATTTTACAGAAa AAACCAgtctttattagtttttaatttaggttgtttgaaaataaaatccaaaccACAAACTACAGATAATTTAGTAAGTATACATTCAATGCATAAAAAGGGAGCATCACAATCTGAAGTTTTACAAGAAATTGTAAGTCGTAGCTATGATCGCTATTACATTGAATTAGAAAATGCTCAA atattaattgCTAATAAAGGTGACAagtggaaaaataaatttaatgaatcatTTCAAAATGAACTTTATATTCTGAAGCCAACCACTGTATCTATTCaagttgaaaaatgtttaataactgATGATCCTCGTTTACCATTACTGAAGGTGACTGGAGAACTACCAGCTATTGACATAAAAATTGCag AAAATCGCATTTTGGATGCTCTATCAGTGTTTTTAAGTGTTCCTTTACCAAAAAAAGCCCAAGAATCAGACAATGATCctcat gATTTTGATATACTTGGTTCAGCAATGTCATTACGTCAAAAAATTGATTCATTCAATATGACCAGAAATTTAACCAGCCAAAGAAAAGAAGCAGAAAAATCTTCCGATGTAAATGTGCAATTTACATCATTAGATGTTAAATTAGTTCTCAAAC GCTTGTCAATTAAAGTATTATCTTATGATGACAAAGGTTCTTGGTTAAGTCCATTATTAGACTTTAATTTACTTACCCTTGAACTGTCATTAACACAGCAATCATTTAATACGAGTATTGCTTTGAAATTGGGTAGACTATTTTTAGCTCAGTATTATAAAGACACTATTATACCCTTAGTTGACACACCAAATGAAGATGAAAACCAGTACCTCTTACTTATGAAGTATACTCTG gTAGATAAAAACTCTCcagaatttaatacaaatgatAATGTATTGCAACTTCTTGAATTAAACTTTACTAAGTTATTAGCAACAGCTAATAGAGATGCATTGCTTTACTTTTTTGATTGGATGAATAATGTTAGTTCTAATATAACAAACATgcaaaaacagtataattatatCTCAGAATCTCCGCCGCAAGTTCAAAAACCTATCAAACTTAAAAGAATGCATTTAGTTTCTAATGCATTGTCAACTATTCTTGAAGAATCTGCTGCAAGTAAAGTTCTTCAAT tgaataaaaaaatatctgaggATAAAGACatcaaagattttaaattagtagCTAAAATAGGGGAAATACAACTTATAATTGTATCTGAAGCTGAAGATTTAGCTCATATGCTTATAACTAAACTTGAGTCAtgtgttgaaataaaaaaatcagataTTAAAATTGATGCTAAATTACGAAATATTAGTGTTTTTGATCCATCATcagatacaatttataaacat ATTATTCATGTTGCTGAAAATGACGAAGCTTTGAAATTTCAAATGATAATGTATAATGAACAATATCTTATTGATTATGATTCACCAgaaatttttatgttaatttcatCAGGgtgtataaaatgtgtatttttaaatcgttttatGACCAAGTTAttg AGCTTTATAAATCATTTCCAAGCTGGAAAAGCTGCTGTTTATGAAGCCGGGGCTGCTGCTGTAGCTACCGCTAAAATGAATGTGAAATCTGCTACTCGTGTTGCTCTTAAAATAAATCTgaaa gcTCCAGTCATTGTAGTACCACAAAACTCTTTTAGTTTGGAAGCATTATGTTTTGATTTTGGATATTTATCTATTACAAACTCATTTTTGGTTATTTCCAAAGGAACTGATCATATTCCAGCAGTTATTGATCAATTgagtttaaatttacaaaatcttaaaatatctag agtaAAATTGAATGATTGTATCAAATCTTTTGTGTTTGACTGTCTATTGTTACAACCTATTACATTTTCGCTTAttgtaaaacgtaatttatcATCAGCATGGTATACCGATCACCCAGATTTTGATATTGTGGCTAAATTTGACTCCatcaaa GTAACTGTTAGTcatattgattacattttagtaATGAAAGTATTAAATGAAAATCTAAGTGAGGGAAAAGATGACTTGACTCCAACAAATAACCAACCTTATTTAAGCACATCTCAAAATGATTCAAATG agatCAAAGTAATTGTTgatgtggaaaaaaataaatctttgtcTCAAGATATCAGAACGTTagctaaatttgaattttctgtaaaaaatattatactagagCTATTTAAAGGAGGTCCTGATGAG aATGGCTtacaaattaagaataatagtaTGGGACAATTTATGTTTTCCTCATTAACTGTGGATGGATCAATGCAGACAGATCTTTCATTAGCTTTGTCATTATACTTGTTAGATGTAACACTAGATGATACACGAGTAAATAAATCTCCAGGAAATAAGGTAGTACGTTATATGGAGAGAAAAAAGAGTGATCTTGAAAATGAAAgcttaaaaaatactattgacATGAAGTACAAGCAAACCCTTGCTGGATCagatg TTCAGCtgaaaatttttagttttaatttaatatttaatgtggaGTATATTCAATACTTGTTGAATTTCTTTATATTGCCATCTCAAAATCAAGATTTAGCTATAAATGATGTAACAAAAAAtgccaaacaaaatataacg AAAGAGAAACCAAATGTCAtagaacaaaaagaaaacaataagaCACTTATGTTAAAAGTACAATTAGAAAAACctgatattatattggttgaaaGTTTAGATGACATCAATACAAATGcaattattatgaat actgAAGCCACATTGAAACTGCGTATGTCTACCCCAACTCGTCAAACTATAAATGGAGAAATTAAAGATTTGCAATTGTATTCTTGCTGCTATAATCCTATTAGAAGAAAAGATACATTGAatcaa atattaagACCAGTTACTATAAATGTTATTGGTTCAACACCTGATGATACTTGCCTTAACATTGATGTAACAATGACTCCTTTGATAATATCAGTTACACCAG cCAATATTGAAATGTTAAATCGTATCAATCAAAGcttaactgaaaaaaaagaaaatttatccGAAGAACCAAAGTATgatgaacaaaaatatgaagATTTGTGGAATAAAACTACGTTTAATGATTCAGAATTCTGGTTTTTAAAAACTG AGTTAGGTGTGGAAGCTAGTAATTTTGGCAAAGatgatatattacctatattaaagaaAAGTGAagtttgtataatatcaattcCTTCAATAGTTTTTACTATTGAAGCAGGAATTGGCACCAAGACAATGCCAATGTTATTAACAGAGTGTACGTTTAATGGTTCTGTAAATAATTGGAGCTCTAAG ttatctgTTGCGGGAGAGTTAACAATgcaaatgaattattataacagtcgaTTAGCTCTTTGGGAGCCATTTATTGAGCCTGTTGAAGTTGAATCTACTATTGGTACTAAATATAAACCATGGTTACTCGAGCTGAAG ttggaGACTTTTGACCAAAACTTAAGTCCTCAAGAAGAAGTATTTCAAAGGAAGCCAACAATGAAAATTTCTTTGATATCATAT gAAACTATTGAAATAACAATGACGAAAACTGCGTTAGAAGTTCTAACCAGTTTAGGTAAAGCTTTTAATGAAGCAATTACAGCAGAAATACCACTTTCAAAAAGAATTGAAGCAGCTCCATATGTTGTTCAGAACAATCTTGGATTTGATATAACTATCATGATATCAAATACAccgtttaaa ttatacaatGTAAGTAACAGTGACGACGttggtgataatattattctaaaagaTCGAGAACAGATCAGTCTTTGTCTTAAAAATGATGATTCAGTATCAGATCATTTACGTCAGAGTAAAATAACTGAaagatctttaaaaattaag attcaggaaaataataatgttacagaATTTAGTTTACCATTAATAAAGGCCGacaaaagatattttaatattaaacataaactaAGTTCTGTAAATGAACCCTGGGGATTAGTAACTGACACTCAAGTAATTAATGGCAGCATGGTTGTAACATTGAGAAGTGTTGTTCaa aTTCATAATCACTTCAATGAAAgcatatttctttattataagaaacaaggaaaattgaaaatgatcgGTAAAGCAAAACCTAACAAACCATTCAATTTACCCGTTCATTCAATTTATTCACAAaccaaagaaatattattttgtccagAGAA ATATCAAATATGCGTTAAATCTTTTATTTGGAAAGATATCCAACCAGTTATGAAATTACGTGCAATGCTACAGTGTCCACCAAATCAAGTTGAGGACAGAGATCCATTTTTTATACAA ttattaggaaATATGGAACACATATATTTTGAGCACACCGATCGATATTTGATGTCTAGTAATtgctataatattcatttatatccTACAGTTATATTAGTCAATGCTCTACCAGTAAATTTAGATTGTTTAATGCAAGGTGATTCTGAATTAAAAACATTAGCTCCTGgagaaaaaataaacttaccAATTGTGGAAATTGGATATTCTTGTCTTACATTGCAG ataaaatatttagataaatattggGATTGCAAATGTACTGTTGAGGAACATCCAGATGAATTTTCCATTTGGTCATTCACAAATAATGAAGATAAACCTGATACAAAtgcaaatgttataaattttggCATACGAACTGAATTTCACGAAGGAGGAACACATGTCAAAACACTTTATTGTCCATTTTGGATGATCAACAAGACTGGAAAAATTCTTACTTATAAG gctGTTGATGATGAGGCAAACATGTTACAACATTCATCAAATCCTACAGAACCTTTAATGtggtcatttaaaaaaaagatattttttgcTAATAAAAAAGCTTATGTTAAAGTTGATTCAGGTCAATGGTCTGATAAATTTTCTTTGGATGTGGCCGGAAACTCTGGATCAATTAtgtgtaaaacaaataacattctATATCAG atgGGCGTACACATCCAACTTACTAACAATTCTTTAACAAAACAAGTTACATTTACTCCATTTTACATCACATCCAATCAATGTCCATTTGCTATTGACGTTCAAGAAATGTATAAGTTACAACAAACTTGGACTaaa GTGGATCCAAATAGCTGTATGCCATTTTGGCCTCAAAACATTACAGATAAACTGAATttagacaaaatatttatttttcgtataacTGGTACATTAGATGCATCTACACCATTGCCATATTATAAATCAAGAAGTGATTTAATACGTCTCcgtaataaa tatagtgCTGTTCAAGTGGATATTCAGATGACAGAAGGTGGAACTTACATCACATTTAGTCCATACATGGAAGGAATGGCACCTgctttaattataaatcatacagAAAGTTACCTAAAGTTTATTGAACACGATTTATCAGAATATTTAGACGAAAT aaaaatattaccACCTAggcataaaatgttttttgcaTGGACTACTCCAACAGATAACCCTATTATTTATTGGAATATGATGCAGAATCAAGCAGATTTAAGAAAA GATGGTGTGGGGACATTCAATCATGATGATGGTATAAAAGTGTATTGGATTTCGTTTTTAGATGGTATACAACGTATTCTTATGTTTACTACTGATGCCAGTATTGCTGAAGAATGTCAAGCTTCGAGTaaacttgaaataataaatagagaAATATTAGTTTCTATacattcattaggtttatcatTAGTGAATAATGATATTTGTATGGAATTGATGTACTTGAGAATTGGaag TTCTGGAGTAATAtgggaaacaaaaaaattaagtggTTCTCGTTACATACCAATGACACAGAAAGAATGTGAACTAATTGAAACATCTTATATACGCTATACTAGAATGTTGGCCATTGGCGAAAATGAACCCATTGTCTTCATAAAAGAATTGAATATTGAG gtgaATTTTGCTGAAAATGTTGTTACAAAaccttctaaaaaaaatattagacgaATTTACAATACTGGATTTTGGCTTAATTTGCAGTCCTCTGATTATACATCTCAGATACatgctaaaataaataacttacaaaTTGATAGTCAAATAGATAATTGTATTTTCCCTGTTGTATTTGCTCCTGTACCACCACCAAAAACAATTGCAAGAACAG aacgaAAGCCATTTGTGGAGCTTAGTATTGTAGAACGATTGAATAAATACAGTTcagttaaacaatataaatattataaaatgcttaTTCAAGAATTTCATATCAAACTTGATATTGGTTTTATCAatgctataataaaaatgacaGAAAAATATGAACTCTCTGAAGAAGAAAGG ttaactaTGTTCAATGAAGATTTAACATATGCCAGTAAGCCATTGCAATCTCAAATGATGACTTTTTCTTTACAAGAACAAaagaattattatgatatgctTCATTTTTCACCACTTAAG atacatgTTACATTTTCATTAAGTGGAGATGAATTAGAAAATATTCctccaattattaatataatcttgcAGAGTATTGGTGTTACTATTACTAGTGTTCAAGATGTTGTTTTAAA GTTGGCATTTTTTGAAAGACAATATGTTTTGCTTAATCAGCGTCAATTGATGATGGAAGCTCAACATCACTATGTCAGTCAACTAATAAAACAACTTTATGTGCTTGTCTTGGGTCTTGATGTATTGGGAAATCCGTTTGGTCTGGTATCAGGCTTTAAGCAAGGAGTTGAAGATTTATTTTATGAGCCTTtccaa ggtGCAATTCAAGGCCCTGAAGAATTTGCCGAAGGATTAGTATTGGGTGTAAAGAGTTTATTTGGACATACAGTTGGAGGTGCAGCAGGAGCAGTTGGAAGAATAACTGGAGCCAtgg ggAAAGGTATTGCTGCTTTAACATTTGACAAAGATTATCAAAAGAAACGACAAGAAATAATGAATCAGCAACCAAGTAATATACCAGCTGGTTTAGCACAAGGGGGTCGAGGTTTTGTtttg ggCGTTGTGGAAGGTGTAGAAGGTGTCTTTGAAAAACCTATCAGCGGTGCTCGTAGTGATGGCATTAAAGGATTTTTCAAGGGAGGTTGTAAAGGAATGGTTGGCCTTGTAGCCAGACCTTTATCTGGAGCATTAGATTTTACTAGTGGAACTTTGAACACCATAAAACG